In Tachysurus vachellii isolate PV-2020 chromosome 12, HZAU_Pvac_v1, whole genome shotgun sequence, the following are encoded in one genomic region:
- the LOC132854310 gene encoding dynein heavy chain-like encodes MIQYEYHMSVIQYEYHMNVIRYEYHISVIQYEYHMNVIRYEYHISVIQYEYHISVIQYEYHISVIQYEYHISVIQYEYHISVIQYEYHMGVIQYEYHISVIQYEYHISVIQYEYHMSVIQYEYHMNVIRYEYHISVIQYEYHMNVIRYEYHISVIQYEYHISVIQYEYHISVIQYEYHISVIQYEYHISVIQYEYHMGVIQYEYHISVIQYEYHISVIQYEYHISVIQYEYHISVIQYEYHMGVIQYEYHISVIQYEYHISVIQYEYHMGVIQYEYHISVIQYEYHMNVIRYEYHISVIQYEYHMNVIQYEYHMNVIQYEYRINVIQYEYRINVIQYEYCMNVIQNEDHKNVIQYEYRINVIQYEYCMNLIQYEYLLKSIQYDYHTILI; translated from the coding sequence ATGATTCAGTATGAGTATCATATGAGTGTGATTCAGTATGAGTATCATATGAATGTGATTCGGTATGAGTATCATATAAGTGTGATTCAGTATGAGTATCATATGAATGTGATTCGGTATGAGTATCATATAAGTGTGATTCAGTATGAGTATCATATAAGTGTGATTCAGTATGAGTATCATATAAGTGTGATTCAGTATGAGTATCATATAAGTGTGATTCAGTATGAGTATCATATAAGTGTGATTCAGTATGAGTATCATATGGGTGTGATTCAGTATGAGTATCATATAAGTGTGATTCAGTATGAGTATCATATAAGTGTGATTCAGTATGAGTATCATATGAGTGTGATTCAGTATGAGTATCATATGAATGTGATTCGGTATGAGTATCATATAAGTGTGATTCAGTATGAGTATCATATGAATGTGATTCGGTATGAGTATCATATAAGTGTGATTCAGTATGAGTATCATATAAGTGTGATTCAGTATGAGTATCATATAAGTGTGATTCAGTATGAGTATCATATAAGTGTGATTCAGTATGAGTATCATATAAGTGTGATTCAGTATGAGTATCATATGGGTGTGATTCAGTATGAGTATCATATAAGTGTGATTCAGTATGAGTATCATATAAGTGTGATTCAGTATGAGTATCATATAAGTGTGATTCAGTATGAGTATCATATAAGTGTGATTCAGTATGAGTATCATATGGGTGTGATTCAGTATGAGTATCATATAAGTGTGATTCAGTATGAGTATCATATAAGTGTGATTCAGTATGAGTATCATATGGGTGTGATTCAGTATGAGTATCATATAAGTGTGATTCAGTATGAGTATCATATGAATGTGATTCGGTATGAGTATCATATAAGTGTGATTCAGTATGAGTATCATATGAATGTGATTCAGTATGAGTATCATATGAATGTGATTCAGTATGAGTATCGTATAAATGTGATTCAGTATGAGTATCGTATAAATGTGATTCAGTATGAGTATTGTATGAATGTGATTCAGAATGAAGACCACAAGAATGTGATTCAGTATGAGTATCGTATAAATGTGATTCAGTATGAGTATTGTATGAATTTGATTCAGTATGAATACCTTTTGAAATCAATTCAGTATGACTATCACACAATTTTGATTTAG